Proteins encoded in a region of the Paenibacillus pedocola genome:
- a CDS encoding carbohydrate ABC transporter permease, with protein MDNRQISPRQTAGLTMKKSLGTGKLEPILFGSFNTVFMICLVLVTLYPFLNTIAVSFNAGNDTIRGGIYLWPRAWTLQNYKAIFASGTIYDAFLISVARTVLSTILNIFLTTMLAYTLSRREYVFRQPITVIFVLTMYFSAGLIPGYFLIKDLNLINSFWVYIFPSMISAFNMIVIRTYIGTIPESLLESAKIDGAGDFRIFMKVVFPLCKPVLATIALFVAVGAWNSWFDAFIYTSSRQYLSTLQYELMKLLSSTMNSNSNPNVAAGVGMDQNSARALVTPLSIRAAITVVASVPILLVYPFMQKYFVVGLNVGSVKE; from the coding sequence ATGGATAACCGACAAATCAGCCCTCGGCAAACAGCGGGTTTAACGATGAAAAAAAGCTTAGGCACGGGCAAACTTGAACCGATACTGTTTGGCTCCTTTAACACGGTTTTTATGATCTGCCTGGTGCTTGTGACCCTATATCCGTTCCTTAATACGATCGCCGTTTCGTTTAACGCGGGGAATGATACGATCCGCGGCGGCATCTACTTATGGCCAAGAGCCTGGACTCTGCAAAATTACAAGGCGATCTTCGCCTCCGGCACCATTTATGACGCATTCCTGATTTCTGTGGCCCGGACCGTGCTGTCCACGATCCTTAATATTTTTCTGACCACGATGCTCGCGTATACTCTAAGCCGGAGGGAATATGTATTCCGCCAGCCGATCACTGTGATTTTTGTACTGACGATGTATTTCAGCGCCGGTCTGATTCCGGGTTACTTCCTGATTAAGGATCTTAACCTGATTAACAGCTTCTGGGTATACATTTTCCCGTCCATGATCAGCGCATTTAATATGATTGTAATCCGCACGTATATCGGCACAATACCGGAGAGTCTGCTGGAGTCAGCGAAAATCGACGGCGCCGGCGACTTCAGAATTTTTATGAAAGTTGTATTCCCGTTATGCAAACCGGTACTCGCTACAATTGCCCTGTTTGTCGCTGTAGGCGCATGGAATTCCTGGTTTGACGCGTTTATCTATACCTCTTCCAGACAATACCTGAGTACGCTGCAGTATGAGCTGATGAAGCTGCTATCCTCGACGATGAACTCCAACAGTAATCCGAACGTTGCCGCCGGGGTGGGGATGGACCAGAATTCAGCCCGCGCACTGGTGACTCCGTTATCGATCCGGGCAGCCATTACCGTTGTAGCCTCGGTTCCGATCCTGCTCGTATATCCGTTCATGCAGAAGTATTTCGTGGTGGGACTGAATGTGGGTAGTGTTAAGGAATAA
- a CDS encoding ABC transporter permease, protein MDETLEIETVVRHPKKKKKKQPITWSLLKSQNQLIWMSVPLMLYIILFAYVPVWGWTMAFQNYKPAKSFSEQEWVGFKQFKFLFTDDNFIRVLRNTVAMGLINLILGFVTAIVLALLLNEIKNMFWKRTVQTISYLPHFLSWIIVTGIVATSLSINDGIVNIVLMKLHLIKEPILWLSEGKYFWGIVGASHVWKEVGWNTIIYLAAIASIDPALYEAAEIDGASRYKKMRFVTLPGIKATIVILMIMSIGHVLEAGFEVQYLLGNGLVVDWAETIDIFVLKYGLAQGNYSLATAGGIFKTVVSVTLLLMANGISKRLGEERLL, encoded by the coding sequence ATGGATGAGACCCTAGAAATAGAAACCGTCGTCCGGCATCCCAAGAAAAAAAAGAAGAAGCAGCCGATCACCTGGTCCCTGTTGAAAAGCCAGAATCAGCTGATTTGGATGTCTGTACCGTTAATGCTCTATATTATTCTTTTTGCCTACGTCCCTGTCTGGGGATGGACCATGGCTTTCCAGAATTATAAGCCGGCCAAGTCCTTCAGCGAACAGGAATGGGTAGGATTTAAGCAATTCAAGTTCCTGTTTACCGATGATAACTTCATCAGGGTACTGCGTAATACCGTAGCGATGGGGCTGATCAACCTGATTCTCGGTTTTGTCACTGCTATCGTGCTTGCATTACTGCTCAATGAAATCAAGAACATGTTCTGGAAAAGAACGGTGCAGACGATTTCCTATCTGCCGCATTTTTTATCGTGGATTATCGTTACCGGCATTGTGGCCACTTCGCTGTCGATCAATGACGGGATCGTCAATATCGTACTGATGAAGCTGCATCTGATTAAAGAGCCGATTCTCTGGCTCAGTGAAGGCAAATATTTCTGGGGCATTGTCGGGGCTTCACATGTGTGGAAGGAAGTCGGCTGGAATACGATTATTTATCTGGCAGCCATTGCTTCCATAGACCCTGCACTTTATGAAGCTGCGGAAATCGACGGCGCGAGCCGCTACAAAAAAATGAGATTCGTAACCCTTCCAGGGATCAAAGCAACGATCGTTATTCTGATGATTATGTCTATCGGACATGTGCTGGAGGCGGGCTTTGAAGTGCAGTACCTGCTCGGCAACGGGCTGGTTGTGGACTGGGCAGAAACGATTGATATTTTTGTACTGAAATACGGGCTTGCTCAAGGTAACTATTCACTAGCGACCGCCGGCGGGATTTTCAAAACCGTGGTCAGCGTAACATTGCTGCTTATGGCTAACGGAATTTCGAAGCGGCTTGGGGAAGAGAGGTTGTTATAA